The Aedes aegypti strain LVP_AGWG chromosome 3, AaegL5.0 Primary Assembly, whole genome shotgun sequence genome contains a region encoding:
- the LOC5570806 gene encoding polycomb protein suz12 isoform X2, which produces MVSKKREKDAEVTKQPKMDSMQTDHELFMQAFEKPTQIYRYLRTRNMISPIFLNRNLSYMRHRMSRSHKTRNVFKIDSMLAQKMNKMRNDKANGLSLTGEYLTLLFLGFFDQLQDDSMSDDQKMGDMSENSGKTVQVETVLLKISHNKRKDISSALMQVAVGKSEVMVNPVEKVAEDKVPTISIATESFSSVGINQVAGPQLSFLLLFRVHMHCSTESNYCAISNGTDGFENGGSDDEPSSKRQKLSGTNKLFGTELIIYDKYGRCLLKEGDYELTVQEILPHQQQMQKYNSPKKNATWETIQPLNGDRHDMDIIDIYKQNGIDDQNPILMFRKSPSLKFRLQWTKEALPVLVDRPQPLSIVLNSSNDKENHKPDVMSSTFKRNLSININNNSILTPAAATGNSNVPTPLDANTGALVPMGASYPTPGSTELKLYADEPKIDHIIYQFVYNNNSRQQTETKSDFHCPWCSLNCGTLYPLLKHLKLCHARFIFTYIPIPPNGARIDVSINELYDGSYNGSPHDLLGTANAFSRRGPMRRTVVTNLLVCRPRRQKHSLTEFIECDENEFDSQRPFITGHSRMYHHTMTCLPVHPKELDIDSEGESDPLWLQHKTMQMIDEFTDVNEGEKELMKMWNLHVMKYGYVGDCQIPVALDMFIDCRGRDLLRKNLYRNFILHVCSMFDFGLVSPEVMQNAIRKLQNLLFENPDLQKQVATSRKDQMEYWNTVTVHKQAQPKIEKATDRAGAGASGTPSTPSHKAGSAGSGSDKRVKPTMTPAKNNFSIVANAASSSSISTIDKNVLTTAALVMPPGAATAVVIAAAAVPTKHPLLQPEESLFP; this is translated from the exons AACCAACACAAATTTATCGTTATTTACGAACAAGAAACATGATATCG cctatatttttgaatcgcaACTTATCATACATGCGCCACAGAATGTCTCGATCCCACAAAACACGTAATGTCTTCAAAATCGATTCAATGCTAGCACAGAAGATGAACAAAATGCGTAACGACAAAGCGAACGGACTGTCGTTGACTGGGGAATACCTGACACTATTGTTTCTGGGCTTTTTCGACCAGCTCCAAGATGACAGTATGTCAGACGATCAAAAAATGGGAGACATGAGCGAGAATAGTGGCAAGACTGTGCAGGTGGAAACAGTGCTTTTGAAGATTTCTCACAACAAGCGCAAAGATATATCGTCAGCGTTGATGCAAGTGGCTGTTGGCAAATCGGAAGTGATGGTCAATCCAGTAGAAAAGGTTGCGGAAGATAAGGTCCCAACGATAAGCATTGCCACAGAATCGTTTAGCTCGGTTGGAATAAATCAGGTGGCCGGGCCACAATTGTCCTTCCTGTTGCTGTTTAGGGTACATATGCACTGTAGTACAGAAAGCAACTATTGTGCTATTTCAAATGGAACCGATGGCTTTGAGAATGGAGGAAGTGACGATGAACCATCAAGCAAAAGGCAAAAATTAAGCGGAACGAACAAATTGTTCGGTACTGAGTTGATAATTTATGATAAATACGGTCGATGCTTACTGAAAGAGGGGGACTACGAGCTTACAGTTCAGGAAATTCTACCACATCAGCAACAAATGCAGAAGTACAATTCACCGAAAAAGAATGCCACATGGGAGACCATTCAGCCATTGAACGGCGATCGTCACGATATGGACATAATAGATATCTACAAACAAAATGGGATCGATGACCAGAACCCGATCCTAATGTTCAGGAAATCACCCAGCCTCAAGTTTCGCCTACAGTGGACAAAAGAAGCATTACCTGTTCTAGTAGACAGACCACAACCCTTGTCAATCGTTTTGAACAGTAGCAACGATAAAGAAAACCATAAACCTGATGTTATGTCGTCCACTTTCAAAAGAAATCTCAGCATCAACATCAATAACAATAGCATCCTAACACCTGCAGCTGCCACCGGGAATTCCAATGTCCCTACTCCGTTGGATGCCAACACTGGGGCACTCGTTCCGATGGGAGCGTCTTATCCAACCCCTGGTTCAACCGAACTTAAACTATACGCCGATGAACCGAAAATCGATCACATCATCTACCAATTTGTGTACAACAACAACTCCCGCCAGCAGACGGAAACAAAGTCAGATTTCCATTGTCCTTGGTGCAGTCTTAACTGTGGCACACTGTACCCGTTGCTAAAACATCTAAAACTGTGTCACGCAAGGTTCATCTTTACGTACATTCCGATACCACCGAACGGAGCACGCATAGACGTGTCGATCAACGAACTGTACGATGGGTCTTATAACGGATCGCCGCACGACTTGCTCGGTACCGCGAATGCCTTCTCCCGGCGGGGCCCAATGCGCAGGACGGTCGTTACCAATCTGCTTGTGTGCAGACCACGGAGGCAGAAGCACAGCCTGACCGAGTTCATCGAGTGCGACGAAAATGAGTTCGACAGTCAACGGCCGTTCATCACCGGACATAGCAG AATGTACCACCACACAATGACGTGCCTGCCGGTTCATCCCAAAGAGTTGGACATCGATTCAGAGGGGGAAAGCGATCCGCTGTGGTTGCAGCACAAAACCATGCAAATGATAGATGAGTTCACCGACGTGAACGAGGGCGAGAAAGAGCTGATGAAAATGTGGAACCTACACGTGATGAAGTATGGCTACGTCGGTGACTGCCAGATCCCGGTCGCACTGGACATGTTCATCGATTGCCGAGGCAGGGACTTGCTGCGGAAGAATCTGTATCGCAACTTCATACTCCACGTGTGCTCCATGTTCGATTTCGGACTGGTGTCGCCCGAAGTGATGCAAAATGCCATAAGGAAACTACAG AATTTGTTGTTTGAAAATCCGGATCTCCAGAAGCAGGTAGCCACCTCTCGAAAAGATCAGATGGAATACTGGAACACTGTAACCGTACACAAGCAGGCCCAACCAAAGATAGAGAAGGCAACGGATAGAGCTGGCGCAGGCGCAAGCGGAACTCCGTCCACTCCTTCCCATAAAGCTGGCTCGGCAGGATCCGGAAGCGATAAGAGGGTCAAACCAACAATGACACCTGCCAAAAATAACTTCTCGATTGTCGCGAACGCTGCCTCCAGCAGTTCCATTTCGACGATTGACAAAAACG TGCTAACAACAGCAGCATTGGTAATGCCACCAGGAGCAGCAACAGCAGTGGTAATAGCGGCAGCAGCAGTGCCAACAAAACATCCACTATTACAACCAGAAGAAAGTCTCTTTCCGTAG
- the LOC5570806 gene encoding polycomb protein suz12 isoform X1, producing MVSKKREKDAEVTKQPKMDSMQTDHELFMQAFEKPTQIYRYLRTRNMISPIFLNRNLSYMRHRMSRSHKTRNVFKIDSMLAQKMNKMRNDKANGLSLTGEYLTLLFLGFFDQLQDDSMSDDQKMGDMSENSGKTVQVETVLLKISHNKRKDISSALMQVAVGKSEVMVNPVEKVAEDKVPTISIATESFSSVGINQVAGPQLSFLLLFRVHMHCSTESNYCAISNGTDGFENGGSDDEPSSKRQKLSGTNKLFGTELIIYDKYGRCLLKEGDYELTVQEILPHQQQMQKYNSPKKNATWETIQPLNGDRHDMDIIDIYKQNGIDDQNPILMFRKSPSLKFRLQWTKEALPVLVDRPQPLSIVLNSSNDKENHKPDVMSSTFKRNLSININNNSILTPAAATGNSNVPTPLDANTGALVPMGASYPTPGSTELKLYADEPKIDHIIYQFVYNNNSRQQTETKSDFHCPWCSLNCGTLYPLLKHLKLCHARFIFTYIPIPPNGARIDVSINELYDGSYNGSPHDLLGTANAFSRRGPMRRTVVTNLLVCRPRRQKHSLTEFIECDENEFDSQRPFITGHSRMYHHTMTCLPVHPKELDIDSEGESDPLWLQHKTMQMIDEFTDVNEGEKELMKMWNLHVMKYGYVGDCQIPVALDMFIDCRGRDLLRKNLYRNFILHVCSMFDFGLVSPEVMQNAIRKLQNLLFENPDLQKQVATSRKDQMEYWNTVTVHKQAQPKIEKATDRAGAGASGTPSTPSHKAGSAGSGSDKRVKPTMTPAKNNFSIVANAASSSSISTIDKNAISQSRRRSASAALHSNSSLANNTANKDTHHSSAHPNPSQTSSYASPHSNKRSSTSANNSSIGNATRSSNSSGNSGSSSANKTSTITTRRKSLSVATQRKRSIN from the exons AACCAACACAAATTTATCGTTATTTACGAACAAGAAACATGATATCG cctatatttttgaatcgcaACTTATCATACATGCGCCACAGAATGTCTCGATCCCACAAAACACGTAATGTCTTCAAAATCGATTCAATGCTAGCACAGAAGATGAACAAAATGCGTAACGACAAAGCGAACGGACTGTCGTTGACTGGGGAATACCTGACACTATTGTTTCTGGGCTTTTTCGACCAGCTCCAAGATGACAGTATGTCAGACGATCAAAAAATGGGAGACATGAGCGAGAATAGTGGCAAGACTGTGCAGGTGGAAACAGTGCTTTTGAAGATTTCTCACAACAAGCGCAAAGATATATCGTCAGCGTTGATGCAAGTGGCTGTTGGCAAATCGGAAGTGATGGTCAATCCAGTAGAAAAGGTTGCGGAAGATAAGGTCCCAACGATAAGCATTGCCACAGAATCGTTTAGCTCGGTTGGAATAAATCAGGTGGCCGGGCCACAATTGTCCTTCCTGTTGCTGTTTAGGGTACATATGCACTGTAGTACAGAAAGCAACTATTGTGCTATTTCAAATGGAACCGATGGCTTTGAGAATGGAGGAAGTGACGATGAACCATCAAGCAAAAGGCAAAAATTAAGCGGAACGAACAAATTGTTCGGTACTGAGTTGATAATTTATGATAAATACGGTCGATGCTTACTGAAAGAGGGGGACTACGAGCTTACAGTTCAGGAAATTCTACCACATCAGCAACAAATGCAGAAGTACAATTCACCGAAAAAGAATGCCACATGGGAGACCATTCAGCCATTGAACGGCGATCGTCACGATATGGACATAATAGATATCTACAAACAAAATGGGATCGATGACCAGAACCCGATCCTAATGTTCAGGAAATCACCCAGCCTCAAGTTTCGCCTACAGTGGACAAAAGAAGCATTACCTGTTCTAGTAGACAGACCACAACCCTTGTCAATCGTTTTGAACAGTAGCAACGATAAAGAAAACCATAAACCTGATGTTATGTCGTCCACTTTCAAAAGAAATCTCAGCATCAACATCAATAACAATAGCATCCTAACACCTGCAGCTGCCACCGGGAATTCCAATGTCCCTACTCCGTTGGATGCCAACACTGGGGCACTCGTTCCGATGGGAGCGTCTTATCCAACCCCTGGTTCAACCGAACTTAAACTATACGCCGATGAACCGAAAATCGATCACATCATCTACCAATTTGTGTACAACAACAACTCCCGCCAGCAGACGGAAACAAAGTCAGATTTCCATTGTCCTTGGTGCAGTCTTAACTGTGGCACACTGTACCCGTTGCTAAAACATCTAAAACTGTGTCACGCAAGGTTCATCTTTACGTACATTCCGATACCACCGAACGGAGCACGCATAGACGTGTCGATCAACGAACTGTACGATGGGTCTTATAACGGATCGCCGCACGACTTGCTCGGTACCGCGAATGCCTTCTCCCGGCGGGGCCCAATGCGCAGGACGGTCGTTACCAATCTGCTTGTGTGCAGACCACGGAGGCAGAAGCACAGCCTGACCGAGTTCATCGAGTGCGACGAAAATGAGTTCGACAGTCAACGGCCGTTCATCACCGGACATAGCAG AATGTACCACCACACAATGACGTGCCTGCCGGTTCATCCCAAAGAGTTGGACATCGATTCAGAGGGGGAAAGCGATCCGCTGTGGTTGCAGCACAAAACCATGCAAATGATAGATGAGTTCACCGACGTGAACGAGGGCGAGAAAGAGCTGATGAAAATGTGGAACCTACACGTGATGAAGTATGGCTACGTCGGTGACTGCCAGATCCCGGTCGCACTGGACATGTTCATCGATTGCCGAGGCAGGGACTTGCTGCGGAAGAATCTGTATCGCAACTTCATACTCCACGTGTGCTCCATGTTCGATTTCGGACTGGTGTCGCCCGAAGTGATGCAAAATGCCATAAGGAAACTACAG AATTTGTTGTTTGAAAATCCGGATCTCCAGAAGCAGGTAGCCACCTCTCGAAAAGATCAGATGGAATACTGGAACACTGTAACCGTACACAAGCAGGCCCAACCAAAGATAGAGAAGGCAACGGATAGAGCTGGCGCAGGCGCAAGCGGAACTCCGTCCACTCCTTCCCATAAAGCTGGCTCGGCAGGATCCGGAAGCGATAAGAGGGTCAAACCAACAATGACACCTGCCAAAAATAACTTCTCGATTGTCGCGAACGCTGCCTCCAGCAGTTCCATTTCGACGATTGACAAAAACG CCATTTCACAATCCCGTCGTCGAAGTGCAAGTGCTGCCCTTCATTCCAATTCATCATTAGCCAACAACACTGCCAACAAAGACACACATCATTCATCTGCTCACCCCAATCCATCTCAAACGTCTTCTTATGCTTCACCACACTCCAATAAACGATCGTCTACCAGTGCTAACAACAGCAGCATTGGTAATGCCACCAGGAGCAGCAACAGCAGTGGTAATAGCGGCAGCAGCAGTGCCAACAAAACATCCACTATTACAACCAGAAGAAAGTCTCTTTCCGTAGCTACCCAAAGGAAACGATCGATCAACTGA